The Hevea brasiliensis isolate MT/VB/25A 57/8 chromosome 1, ASM3005281v1, whole genome shotgun sequence genome has a window encoding:
- the LOC131179124 gene encoding protein GAMETE EXPRESSED 2-like isoform X2 codes for MAIQVRLCSTLISLLGFLSLSSLAFESSTSDEAQVPNFAFSWLNDNNKFQAGDTAAIKIIVLGEFDSKGNVSLDKSAFNPTLTVNGKRGNNSFVSGVFLDTAGDTSTWRILFTPIRVGVFNVFINDDSFKVFDSSLHFETVPGKIYPSVCIASWMGFLNEFEAGERATVFIAPRDAFGNNVSSTREELHPYNFTLCALYANGSLANVLNITHIGWNELGFINIEFIVAKAGNLLLHVKGGNQTLNGCPLALKVNPGPLDVSNCLPKWKFETNAWQIFSKMEIFIHQQDQYGNLVSGLYEFDADIIEKDTNLSIPVADLYFEDMVPGIQLFSFSLLEPGNFLLTISNLKHNRSISNMPFAYTVFIGYCDGSASIVNGSGLNDSVAGEIAQFSVYLIDIYQYPAFVELGSIKVQIVRENDSYNVQPSIFPIIHGNGPAQELSYATISQTEISPAPSDVPRNISAGHSEVLASAFNVIYTAEKSGIYEIYVFCGNILLSGHSFRKEVRAGEVNVSLSKVVKFAPKVPKLTENEIWVQLMDTFSNPVLSQLSLLKLEIASVNRSGFSTGMFVDNDDGSYTCQYMARDVGTYEMCVSFDGIRFSPCPFGVNVYGGEYFPKAYDDKISVWEDESIAFDVLANDYFAGHNASIVEFLKPDYGSLLQDGHFFRYTPYQNYYGSDSFMYTISDVNGNLASAAVNISVLNIPPQFISSPSQLQATEDMISPRYGGFSGFEIRSSDPMENISVTLRADSGTLFLSPMLMHFWHPIWGEFSVKKEDDEAKSLTLEGSVDLMNLALQSIQYLGGDDTVRVSAGNKNGINDLAVPAFVEPINDPPFINVPKFITLKGNEDESLIFNKARDKFEFCVGDPDLLNFPGKESRFIVAFSVEVDDGFLVTSLPAELIDTTELRLMNSYQWQPVQTYVTISKRFMVKAKGIRFQGTIIDCNVVMQQLSYHGGENGAVLTLK; via the exons ATGGCAATTCAAGTTCGCTTATGTAGTACTCTCATTTCCCTTCTGGGTTTCCTTTCCCTCTCCTCCCTTGCATTTGAATCATCAACCTCAG ATGAAGCACAAGTTCCAAATTTCGCTTTCAGTTGGTTAAATGACAACAACAAATTCCAAGCTGGGGATACGGCAGCCATAAAGATCATAGTACTGGGAGAGTTTGACAGTAAAGGAAATGTTTCACTTGATAAAAGTGCATTCAATCCTACCCTTACAGTTAATGGGAAGAGAGGAAATAATTCTTTTGTGTCTGGGGTTTTCCTGGATACTGCAGGGGATACCAGTACCTGGAGAATTCTCTTCACTCCAATCAGGGTTGGGGTTTTTAATGTCTTTATCAATGATGACTCTTTCAAAGTATTTGATTCATCTCTCCATTTCGAAACTGTGCCAG GTAAAATTTATCCATCTGTCTGCATAGCTTCATGGATGGGATTTTTAAACGAGTTTGAAGCTGGGGAGAGAGCTACAGTTTTTATTGCTCCTAGAGATGCATTTGGGAATAATGTTTCTTCAACTCGTGAAGAATTGCATCCCTATAATTTTACATTGTGTGCACTTTATGCAAATGGTTCCCTTGCTAATGTGCTAAACATCACTCATATTGGCTGGAATGAGCTTGGTTTTATTAACATTGAGTTTATTGTGGCAAAAGCTGGAAACCTTCTATTGCATGTGAAAGGAGGAAATCAAACCTTGAATGGCTGTCCACTTGCATTGAAGGTGAATCCAG GGCCTCTGGATGTTTCCAATTGCCTGCCAAAATGGAAGTTTGAGACAAACGCTTGGCAAATATTTTCCAAAATGGAAATTTTTATTCATCAACAAGATCAGTATGGGAATCTTGTTTCTGGATTATACGAATTTGATGCTgatattattgaaaaagataCAAATCTGTCTATACCTGTTGCAGATTTGTACTTTGAAGACATGGTACCAGGAATACAGTTATTCTCTTTCAGTTTATTGGAACCAGGAAACTTCTTGCTCACTATATCTAATTTGAAGCATAATAGAAGCATCTCCAATATGCCATTTGCTTATACTGTCTTTATAG GTTATTGTGATGGATCAGCCAGCATTGTCAACGGATCCGGTTTAAATGATTCCGTTGCTGGTGAAATTGCACAGTTTTCGGTTTATTTGATTGACATTTATCAATATCCTGCTTTTGTTGAACTAGGAAGTATTAAAGTGCAGATTGTTAGGGAGAATGATTCCTATAATGTGCAGCCAAGCATCTTTCCAATCATCCATG GGAATGGACCTGCTCAAGAACTCAGCTATGCTACTATCAGCCAAACAGAAATTTCTCCTGCACCATCTGATGTTCCAAGGAACATT TCTGCTGGACACTCGGAAGTTCTGGCCAGTGCTTTTAATGTGATTTATACTGCTGAGAAGAGTGGAATCTATGAAATATATGTATTTTGTGGAAATATTTTACTGAGTGGTCACTCATTCAGAAAGGAAGTTAGAGCAG GTGAGGTTAATGTATCTCTTTCAAAAGTTGTGAAATTTGCTCCCAAGGTGCCAAAGCTTACTGAGAATGAAATATGGGTCCAATTGATGGACACATTTTCTAATCCTGTCCTGTCCCAACTGTCACTGCTGAAACTAGAGATTGCTTCAGTCAACAGGTCTGGTTTTTCGACTGGGATGTTTGTAGATAATGATGATGGGTCATATACTTGTCAATATATGGCTAGAGATGTTGGAACCTATGAGATGTGTGTTTCATTTGATGGCATACGTTTCTCACCGTGCCCTTTTGGGGTCAATGTGTATGGTG GTGAATATTTTCCTAAAGCTTATGATGATAAAATTTCTGTGTGGGAGGATGAGTCTATTGCTTTTGATGTTTTAGCAAATGATTACTTTGCTGGACACAATGCAAGCATTGTTGAATTCTTGAAA CCAGATTATGGTTCACTTTTACAGGATGGACATTTCTTTAGATATACCCCCTATCAAAATTATTATGGGAGTGACTCTTTTATGTATACAATATCGGATGTAAATGGCAATCTTGCTTCTGCTGCTGTTAACATTTCTGTTCTTAATATCCCACCCCAGTTTATTTCATCTCCGAGTCAACTGCAAGCAACTGAGGACATGATAAGCCCCAGATATGG TGGTTTCTCAGGGTTTGAGATTAGGTCTTCTGATCCAATGGAGAACATTTCTGTCACTCTTAGAGCAGACTCTGGAACTCTGTTTTTGTCTCCTATGCTGATGCACTTTTGGCATCCAATTTGGGGGGAATTTTCTGTCAAGAAAGAAGATGATGAAGCAAAGAGTTTGACATTAGAGGGGTCTGTAGATTTGATGAATCTAGCACTTCAGTCAATTCAATACCTCGG TGGTGATGATACTGTTCGTGTTTCTGCCGGCAACAAGAATGGGATAAATGATTTAGCAGTTCCAGCTTTTGTGGAACCTATCAATGATCCTCCATTTATTAACGTTCccaaatttatcacattgaagggCAATGAGGATGAGTCACTGATCTTTAACAAAGCTAGAGACAAGTTTGAGTTTTGTGTTGGAGATCCAGATCTTCTTAACTTCCCTG GCAAAGAGTCTCGCTTTATAGTCGCGTTTtctgttgaagttgatgatggaTTTTTGGTAACCAGCCTACCAGCTGAACTTATAGATACAACTGAACTGAGGCTAATGAATAGCTATCAATGGCAACCTGTTCAGACATATGTTACTATCTCAAAGCGTTTTATGGTCAAAGCTAAAGGAATCAGATTTCAGGGGACAATTATTGATTGCAACGTTGTCATGCAACAACTATCATATCAT GGTGGAGAAAATGGTGCTGTTTTGACGCTGAAATGA
- the LOC131179124 gene encoding protein GAMETE EXPRESSED 2-like isoform X3: MAIQVRLCSTLISLLGFLSLSSLAFESSTSDEAQVPNFAFSWLNDNNKFQAGDTAAIKIIVLGEFDSKGNVSLDKSAFNPTLTVNGKRGNNSFVSGVFLDTAGDTSTWRILFTPIRVGVFNVFINDDSFKVFDSSLHFETVPGKIYPSVCIASWMGFLNEFEAGERATVFIAPRDAFGNNVSSTREELHPYNFTLCALYANGSLANVLNITHIGWNELGFINIEFIVAKAGNLLLHVKGGNQTLNGCPLALKVNPGPLDVSNCLPKWKFETNAWQIFSKMEIFIHQQDQYGNLVSGLYEFDADIIEKDTNLSIPVADLYFEDMVPGIQLFSFSLLEPGNFLLTISNLKHNRSISNMPFAYTVFIGYCDGSASIVNGSGLNDSVAGEIAQFSVYLIDIYQYPAFVELGSIKVQIVRENDSYNVQPSIFPIIHGNGPAQELSYATISQTEISPAPSDVPRNISAGHSEVLASAFNVIYTAEKSGIYEIYVFCGNILLSGHSFRKEVRAGEVNVSLSKVVKFAPKVPKLTENEIWVQLMDTFSNPVLSQLSLLKLEIASVNRSGFSTGMFVDNDDGSYTCQYMARDVGTYEMCVSFDGIRFSPCPFGVNVYGGEYFPKAYDDKISVWEDESIAFDVLANDYFAGHNASIVEFLKDGHFFRYTPYQNYYGSDSFMYTISDVNGNLASAAVNISVLNIPPQFISSPSQLQATEDMISPRYGGFSGFEIRSSDPMENISVTLRADSGTLFLSPMLMHFWHPIWGEFSVKKEDDEAKSLTLEGSVDLMNLALQSIQYLGNDNFSGDDTVRVSAGNKNGINDLAVPAFVEPINDPPFINVPKFITLKGNEDESLIFNKARDKFEFCVGDPDLLNFPGKESRFIVAFSVEVDDGFLVTSLPAELIDTTELRLMNSYQWQPVQTYVTISKRFMVKAKGIRFQGTIIDCNVVMQQLSYHGGENGAVLTLK; this comes from the exons ATGGCAATTCAAGTTCGCTTATGTAGTACTCTCATTTCCCTTCTGGGTTTCCTTTCCCTCTCCTCCCTTGCATTTGAATCATCAACCTCAG ATGAAGCACAAGTTCCAAATTTCGCTTTCAGTTGGTTAAATGACAACAACAAATTCCAAGCTGGGGATACGGCAGCCATAAAGATCATAGTACTGGGAGAGTTTGACAGTAAAGGAAATGTTTCACTTGATAAAAGTGCATTCAATCCTACCCTTACAGTTAATGGGAAGAGAGGAAATAATTCTTTTGTGTCTGGGGTTTTCCTGGATACTGCAGGGGATACCAGTACCTGGAGAATTCTCTTCACTCCAATCAGGGTTGGGGTTTTTAATGTCTTTATCAATGATGACTCTTTCAAAGTATTTGATTCATCTCTCCATTTCGAAACTGTGCCAG GTAAAATTTATCCATCTGTCTGCATAGCTTCATGGATGGGATTTTTAAACGAGTTTGAAGCTGGGGAGAGAGCTACAGTTTTTATTGCTCCTAGAGATGCATTTGGGAATAATGTTTCTTCAACTCGTGAAGAATTGCATCCCTATAATTTTACATTGTGTGCACTTTATGCAAATGGTTCCCTTGCTAATGTGCTAAACATCACTCATATTGGCTGGAATGAGCTTGGTTTTATTAACATTGAGTTTATTGTGGCAAAAGCTGGAAACCTTCTATTGCATGTGAAAGGAGGAAATCAAACCTTGAATGGCTGTCCACTTGCATTGAAGGTGAATCCAG GGCCTCTGGATGTTTCCAATTGCCTGCCAAAATGGAAGTTTGAGACAAACGCTTGGCAAATATTTTCCAAAATGGAAATTTTTATTCATCAACAAGATCAGTATGGGAATCTTGTTTCTGGATTATACGAATTTGATGCTgatattattgaaaaagataCAAATCTGTCTATACCTGTTGCAGATTTGTACTTTGAAGACATGGTACCAGGAATACAGTTATTCTCTTTCAGTTTATTGGAACCAGGAAACTTCTTGCTCACTATATCTAATTTGAAGCATAATAGAAGCATCTCCAATATGCCATTTGCTTATACTGTCTTTATAG GTTATTGTGATGGATCAGCCAGCATTGTCAACGGATCCGGTTTAAATGATTCCGTTGCTGGTGAAATTGCACAGTTTTCGGTTTATTTGATTGACATTTATCAATATCCTGCTTTTGTTGAACTAGGAAGTATTAAAGTGCAGATTGTTAGGGAGAATGATTCCTATAATGTGCAGCCAAGCATCTTTCCAATCATCCATG GGAATGGACCTGCTCAAGAACTCAGCTATGCTACTATCAGCCAAACAGAAATTTCTCCTGCACCATCTGATGTTCCAAGGAACATT TCTGCTGGACACTCGGAAGTTCTGGCCAGTGCTTTTAATGTGATTTATACTGCTGAGAAGAGTGGAATCTATGAAATATATGTATTTTGTGGAAATATTTTACTGAGTGGTCACTCATTCAGAAAGGAAGTTAGAGCAG GTGAGGTTAATGTATCTCTTTCAAAAGTTGTGAAATTTGCTCCCAAGGTGCCAAAGCTTACTGAGAATGAAATATGGGTCCAATTGATGGACACATTTTCTAATCCTGTCCTGTCCCAACTGTCACTGCTGAAACTAGAGATTGCTTCAGTCAACAGGTCTGGTTTTTCGACTGGGATGTTTGTAGATAATGATGATGGGTCATATACTTGTCAATATATGGCTAGAGATGTTGGAACCTATGAGATGTGTGTTTCATTTGATGGCATACGTTTCTCACCGTGCCCTTTTGGGGTCAATGTGTATGGTG GTGAATATTTTCCTAAAGCTTATGATGATAAAATTTCTGTGTGGGAGGATGAGTCTATTGCTTTTGATGTTTTAGCAAATGATTACTTTGCTGGACACAATGCAAGCATTGTTGAATTCTTGAAA GATGGACATTTCTTTAGATATACCCCCTATCAAAATTATTATGGGAGTGACTCTTTTATGTATACAATATCGGATGTAAATGGCAATCTTGCTTCTGCTGCTGTTAACATTTCTGTTCTTAATATCCCACCCCAGTTTATTTCATCTCCGAGTCAACTGCAAGCAACTGAGGACATGATAAGCCCCAGATATGG TGGTTTCTCAGGGTTTGAGATTAGGTCTTCTGATCCAATGGAGAACATTTCTGTCACTCTTAGAGCAGACTCTGGAACTCTGTTTTTGTCTCCTATGCTGATGCACTTTTGGCATCCAATTTGGGGGGAATTTTCTGTCAAGAAAGAAGATGATGAAGCAAAGAGTTTGACATTAGAGGGGTCTGTAGATTTGATGAATCTAGCACTTCAGTCAATTCAATACCTCGG AAATGATAATTTCAGTGGTGATGATACTGTTCGTGTTTCTGCCGGCAACAAGAATGGGATAAATGATTTAGCAGTTCCAGCTTTTGTGGAACCTATCAATGATCCTCCATTTATTAACGTTCccaaatttatcacattgaagggCAATGAGGATGAGTCACTGATCTTTAACAAAGCTAGAGACAAGTTTGAGTTTTGTGTTGGAGATCCAGATCTTCTTAACTTCCCTG GCAAAGAGTCTCGCTTTATAGTCGCGTTTtctgttgaagttgatgatggaTTTTTGGTAACCAGCCTACCAGCTGAACTTATAGATACAACTGAACTGAGGCTAATGAATAGCTATCAATGGCAACCTGTTCAGACATATGTTACTATCTCAAAGCGTTTTATGGTCAAAGCTAAAGGAATCAGATTTCAGGGGACAATTATTGATTGCAACGTTGTCATGCAACAACTATCATATCAT GGTGGAGAAAATGGTGCTGTTTTGACGCTGAAATGA
- the LOC131179124 gene encoding protein GAMETE EXPRESSED 2-like isoform X4, which translates to MAIQVRLCSTLISLLGFLSLSSLAFESSTSDEAQVPNFAFSWLNDNNKFQAGDTAAIKIIVLGEFDSKGNVSLDKSAFNPTLTVNGKRGNNSFVSGVFLDTAGDTSTWRILFTPIRVGVFNVFINDDSFKVFDSSLHFETVPGKIYPSVCIASWMGFLNEFEAGERATVFIAPRDAFGNNVSSTREELHPYNFTLCALYANGSLANVLNITHIGWNELGFINIEFIVAKAGNLLLHVKGGNQTLNGCPLALKVNPGPLDVSNCLPKWKFETNAWQIFSKMEIFIHQQDQYGNLVSGLYEFDADIIEKDTNLSIPVADLYFEDMVPGIQLFSFSLLEPGNFLLTISNLKHNRSISNMPFAYTVFIGYCDGSASIVNGSGLNDSVAGEIAQFSVYLIDIYQYPAFVELGSIKVQIVRENDSYNVQPSIFPIIHGNGPAQELSYATISQTEISPAPSDVPRNISAGHSEVLASAFNVIYTAEKSGIYEIYVFCGNILLSGHSFRKEVRAGEVNVSLSKVVKFAPKVPKLTENEIWVQLMDTFSNPVLSQLSLLKLEIASVNRSGFSTGMFVDNDDGSYTCQYMARDVGTYEMCVSFDGIRFSPCPFGVNVYGGEYFPKAYDDKISVWEDESIAFDVLANDYFAGHNASIVEFLKFISSPSQLQATEDMISPRYGGFSGFEIRSSDPMENISVTLRADSGTLFLSPMLMHFWHPIWGEFSVKKEDDEAKSLTLEGSVDLMNLALQSIQYLGNDNFSGDDTVRVSAGNKNGINDLAVPAFVEPINDPPFINVPKFITLKGNEDESLIFNKARDKFEFCVGDPDLLNFPGKESRFIVAFSVEVDDGFLVTSLPAELIDTTELRLMNSYQWQPVQTYVTISKRFMVKAKGIRFQGTIIDCNVVMQQLSYHGGENGAVLTLK; encoded by the exons ATGGCAATTCAAGTTCGCTTATGTAGTACTCTCATTTCCCTTCTGGGTTTCCTTTCCCTCTCCTCCCTTGCATTTGAATCATCAACCTCAG ATGAAGCACAAGTTCCAAATTTCGCTTTCAGTTGGTTAAATGACAACAACAAATTCCAAGCTGGGGATACGGCAGCCATAAAGATCATAGTACTGGGAGAGTTTGACAGTAAAGGAAATGTTTCACTTGATAAAAGTGCATTCAATCCTACCCTTACAGTTAATGGGAAGAGAGGAAATAATTCTTTTGTGTCTGGGGTTTTCCTGGATACTGCAGGGGATACCAGTACCTGGAGAATTCTCTTCACTCCAATCAGGGTTGGGGTTTTTAATGTCTTTATCAATGATGACTCTTTCAAAGTATTTGATTCATCTCTCCATTTCGAAACTGTGCCAG GTAAAATTTATCCATCTGTCTGCATAGCTTCATGGATGGGATTTTTAAACGAGTTTGAAGCTGGGGAGAGAGCTACAGTTTTTATTGCTCCTAGAGATGCATTTGGGAATAATGTTTCTTCAACTCGTGAAGAATTGCATCCCTATAATTTTACATTGTGTGCACTTTATGCAAATGGTTCCCTTGCTAATGTGCTAAACATCACTCATATTGGCTGGAATGAGCTTGGTTTTATTAACATTGAGTTTATTGTGGCAAAAGCTGGAAACCTTCTATTGCATGTGAAAGGAGGAAATCAAACCTTGAATGGCTGTCCACTTGCATTGAAGGTGAATCCAG GGCCTCTGGATGTTTCCAATTGCCTGCCAAAATGGAAGTTTGAGACAAACGCTTGGCAAATATTTTCCAAAATGGAAATTTTTATTCATCAACAAGATCAGTATGGGAATCTTGTTTCTGGATTATACGAATTTGATGCTgatattattgaaaaagataCAAATCTGTCTATACCTGTTGCAGATTTGTACTTTGAAGACATGGTACCAGGAATACAGTTATTCTCTTTCAGTTTATTGGAACCAGGAAACTTCTTGCTCACTATATCTAATTTGAAGCATAATAGAAGCATCTCCAATATGCCATTTGCTTATACTGTCTTTATAG GTTATTGTGATGGATCAGCCAGCATTGTCAACGGATCCGGTTTAAATGATTCCGTTGCTGGTGAAATTGCACAGTTTTCGGTTTATTTGATTGACATTTATCAATATCCTGCTTTTGTTGAACTAGGAAGTATTAAAGTGCAGATTGTTAGGGAGAATGATTCCTATAATGTGCAGCCAAGCATCTTTCCAATCATCCATG GGAATGGACCTGCTCAAGAACTCAGCTATGCTACTATCAGCCAAACAGAAATTTCTCCTGCACCATCTGATGTTCCAAGGAACATT TCTGCTGGACACTCGGAAGTTCTGGCCAGTGCTTTTAATGTGATTTATACTGCTGAGAAGAGTGGAATCTATGAAATATATGTATTTTGTGGAAATATTTTACTGAGTGGTCACTCATTCAGAAAGGAAGTTAGAGCAG GTGAGGTTAATGTATCTCTTTCAAAAGTTGTGAAATTTGCTCCCAAGGTGCCAAAGCTTACTGAGAATGAAATATGGGTCCAATTGATGGACACATTTTCTAATCCTGTCCTGTCCCAACTGTCACTGCTGAAACTAGAGATTGCTTCAGTCAACAGGTCTGGTTTTTCGACTGGGATGTTTGTAGATAATGATGATGGGTCATATACTTGTCAATATATGGCTAGAGATGTTGGAACCTATGAGATGTGTGTTTCATTTGATGGCATACGTTTCTCACCGTGCCCTTTTGGGGTCAATGTGTATGGTG GTGAATATTTTCCTAAAGCTTATGATGATAAAATTTCTGTGTGGGAGGATGAGTCTATTGCTTTTGATGTTTTAGCAAATGATTACTTTGCTGGACACAATGCAAGCATTGTTGAATTCTTGAAA TTTATTTCATCTCCGAGTCAACTGCAAGCAACTGAGGACATGATAAGCCCCAGATATGG TGGTTTCTCAGGGTTTGAGATTAGGTCTTCTGATCCAATGGAGAACATTTCTGTCACTCTTAGAGCAGACTCTGGAACTCTGTTTTTGTCTCCTATGCTGATGCACTTTTGGCATCCAATTTGGGGGGAATTTTCTGTCAAGAAAGAAGATGATGAAGCAAAGAGTTTGACATTAGAGGGGTCTGTAGATTTGATGAATCTAGCACTTCAGTCAATTCAATACCTCGG AAATGATAATTTCAGTGGTGATGATACTGTTCGTGTTTCTGCCGGCAACAAGAATGGGATAAATGATTTAGCAGTTCCAGCTTTTGTGGAACCTATCAATGATCCTCCATTTATTAACGTTCccaaatttatcacattgaagggCAATGAGGATGAGTCACTGATCTTTAACAAAGCTAGAGACAAGTTTGAGTTTTGTGTTGGAGATCCAGATCTTCTTAACTTCCCTG GCAAAGAGTCTCGCTTTATAGTCGCGTTTtctgttgaagttgatgatggaTTTTTGGTAACCAGCCTACCAGCTGAACTTATAGATACAACTGAACTGAGGCTAATGAATAGCTATCAATGGCAACCTGTTCAGACATATGTTACTATCTCAAAGCGTTTTATGGTCAAAGCTAAAGGAATCAGATTTCAGGGGACAATTATTGATTGCAACGTTGTCATGCAACAACTATCATATCAT GGTGGAGAAAATGGTGCTGTTTTGACGCTGAAATGA
- the LOC131179124 gene encoding protein GAMETE EXPRESSED 2-like isoform X5, translated as MAIQVRLCSTLISLLGFLSLSSLAFESSTSDEAQVPNFAFSWLNDNNKFQAGDTAAIKIIVLGEFDSKGNVSLDKSAFNPTLTVNGKRGNNSFVSGVFLDTAGDTSTWRILFTPIRVGVFNVFINDDSFKVFDSSLHFETVPGKIYPSVCIASWMGFLNEFEAGERATVFIAPRDAFGNNVSSTREELHPYNFTLCALYANGSLANVLNITHIGWNELGFINIEFIVAKAGNLLLHVKGGNQTLNGCPLALKVNPGPLDVSNCLPKWKFETNAWQIFSKMEIFIHQQDQYGNLVSGLYEFDADIIEKDTNLSIPVADLYFEDMVPGIQLFSFSLLEPGNFLLTISNLKHNRSISNMPFAYTVFIGYCDGSASIVNGSGLNDSVAGEIAQFSVYLIDIYQYPAFVELGSIKVQIVRENDSYNVQPSIFPIIHGNGPAQELSYATISQTEISPAPSDVPRNISAGHSEVLASAFNVIYTAEKSGIYEIYVFCGNILLSGHSFRKEVRAGEVNVSLSKVVKFAPKVPKLTENEIWVQLMDTFSNPVLSQLSLLKLEIASVNRSGFSTGMFVDNDDGSYTCQYMARDVGTYEMCVSFDGIRFSPCPFGVNVYGGEYFPKAYDDKISVWEDESIAFDVLANDYFAGHNASIVEFLKPDYGSLLQDGHFFRYTPYQNYYGSDSFMYTISDVNGNLASAAVNISVLNIPPQFISSPSQLQATEDMISPRYGGFSGFEIRSSDPMENISVTLRADSGTLFLSPMLMHFWHPIWGEFSVKKEDDEAKSLTLEGSVDLMNLALQSIQYLGIIERHQCSLMFLWHKSLSTLYIHGLVFSMCH; from the exons ATGGCAATTCAAGTTCGCTTATGTAGTACTCTCATTTCCCTTCTGGGTTTCCTTTCCCTCTCCTCCCTTGCATTTGAATCATCAACCTCAG ATGAAGCACAAGTTCCAAATTTCGCTTTCAGTTGGTTAAATGACAACAACAAATTCCAAGCTGGGGATACGGCAGCCATAAAGATCATAGTACTGGGAGAGTTTGACAGTAAAGGAAATGTTTCACTTGATAAAAGTGCATTCAATCCTACCCTTACAGTTAATGGGAAGAGAGGAAATAATTCTTTTGTGTCTGGGGTTTTCCTGGATACTGCAGGGGATACCAGTACCTGGAGAATTCTCTTCACTCCAATCAGGGTTGGGGTTTTTAATGTCTTTATCAATGATGACTCTTTCAAAGTATTTGATTCATCTCTCCATTTCGAAACTGTGCCAG GTAAAATTTATCCATCTGTCTGCATAGCTTCATGGATGGGATTTTTAAACGAGTTTGAAGCTGGGGAGAGAGCTACAGTTTTTATTGCTCCTAGAGATGCATTTGGGAATAATGTTTCTTCAACTCGTGAAGAATTGCATCCCTATAATTTTACATTGTGTGCACTTTATGCAAATGGTTCCCTTGCTAATGTGCTAAACATCACTCATATTGGCTGGAATGAGCTTGGTTTTATTAACATTGAGTTTATTGTGGCAAAAGCTGGAAACCTTCTATTGCATGTGAAAGGAGGAAATCAAACCTTGAATGGCTGTCCACTTGCATTGAAGGTGAATCCAG GGCCTCTGGATGTTTCCAATTGCCTGCCAAAATGGAAGTTTGAGACAAACGCTTGGCAAATATTTTCCAAAATGGAAATTTTTATTCATCAACAAGATCAGTATGGGAATCTTGTTTCTGGATTATACGAATTTGATGCTgatattattgaaaaagataCAAATCTGTCTATACCTGTTGCAGATTTGTACTTTGAAGACATGGTACCAGGAATACAGTTATTCTCTTTCAGTTTATTGGAACCAGGAAACTTCTTGCTCACTATATCTAATTTGAAGCATAATAGAAGCATCTCCAATATGCCATTTGCTTATACTGTCTTTATAG GTTATTGTGATGGATCAGCCAGCATTGTCAACGGATCCGGTTTAAATGATTCCGTTGCTGGTGAAATTGCACAGTTTTCGGTTTATTTGATTGACATTTATCAATATCCTGCTTTTGTTGAACTAGGAAGTATTAAAGTGCAGATTGTTAGGGAGAATGATTCCTATAATGTGCAGCCAAGCATCTTTCCAATCATCCATG GGAATGGACCTGCTCAAGAACTCAGCTATGCTACTATCAGCCAAACAGAAATTTCTCCTGCACCATCTGATGTTCCAAGGAACATT TCTGCTGGACACTCGGAAGTTCTGGCCAGTGCTTTTAATGTGATTTATACTGCTGAGAAGAGTGGAATCTATGAAATATATGTATTTTGTGGAAATATTTTACTGAGTGGTCACTCATTCAGAAAGGAAGTTAGAGCAG GTGAGGTTAATGTATCTCTTTCAAAAGTTGTGAAATTTGCTCCCAAGGTGCCAAAGCTTACTGAGAATGAAATATGGGTCCAATTGATGGACACATTTTCTAATCCTGTCCTGTCCCAACTGTCACTGCTGAAACTAGAGATTGCTTCAGTCAACAGGTCTGGTTTTTCGACTGGGATGTTTGTAGATAATGATGATGGGTCATATACTTGTCAATATATGGCTAGAGATGTTGGAACCTATGAGATGTGTGTTTCATTTGATGGCATACGTTTCTCACCGTGCCCTTTTGGGGTCAATGTGTATGGTG GTGAATATTTTCCTAAAGCTTATGATGATAAAATTTCTGTGTGGGAGGATGAGTCTATTGCTTTTGATGTTTTAGCAAATGATTACTTTGCTGGACACAATGCAAGCATTGTTGAATTCTTGAAA CCAGATTATGGTTCACTTTTACAGGATGGACATTTCTTTAGATATACCCCCTATCAAAATTATTATGGGAGTGACTCTTTTATGTATACAATATCGGATGTAAATGGCAATCTTGCTTCTGCTGCTGTTAACATTTCTGTTCTTAATATCCCACCCCAGTTTATTTCATCTCCGAGTCAACTGCAAGCAACTGAGGACATGATAAGCCCCAGATATGG TGGTTTCTCAGGGTTTGAGATTAGGTCTTCTGATCCAATGGAGAACATTTCTGTCACTCTTAGAGCAGACTCTGGAACTCTGTTTTTGTCTCCTATGCTGATGCACTTTTGGCATCCAATTTGGGGGGAATTTTCTGTCAAGAAAGAAGATGATGAAGCAAAGAGTTTGACATTAGAGGGGTCTGTAGATTTGATGAATCTAGCACTTCAGTCAATTCAATACCTCGG GATAATAGAGCGGCACCAATGTTCCTTGATGTTTTTGTGGCATAAATCTCTCTCAACTTTATATATTCATGGTCTGGTCTTTAGTATGTGCCATTAA